A segment of the Methanobrevibacter ruminantium genome:
AATACTTAATTCAGTTATCAATTTATAAATTTATTAATTTATATTTTTCTAATTGATTGATTTAAAAATAATACTAATCTTTAAAAAAAATACAAAATTGTAATACAAAAATTAATATTTTTATTACTACTTAATATTCTGTAAGTTTTAATATATATTTTTTATTAAAAAAGTTTAAAAAATGAAAAGATTAAAAGATTAACAAATTTTTAATAATTAATCTCTTAAAATAAAATTGAATAAAATTAAATGGATTAAAATCTAATAATCCAAATCCTTTAGGATATCCATTGCCTTTTCAATGTTTTCATATGAATTAGCATAGGACATTCTTACATGCTCTTCTCCTAAGCTTCCAAATGGAGATCCTGGAACTGAGATGACTCCAGCTTCTGCAGCAGCCTTTACAAATTCCATAGGTCTGTCAACTTTAGGGAAAACATAGAATGCACCTTGACAGTCCACTGTTTCATATCCCATATCGTTTAAGCTTGAAACAATCAAGTCCCTTCTTCTTGAAAACTCAGACACCATCTTTTTAACGGAGTCCTGTGGACCTGTAAGAGCTTCAATAGCTCCAACTTGAGAAACAGAAGGGGCATTTGCAGTACAGTATTGGTGAACCTTAAGCAAATTCTCAGTCACTTCATCATTTGCAACCATATAGCCAACTCTAAGACCTGTCATTGCATAGGTTTTTGAAAATCCATTAATGGTTATTACATTGTCACAGTATTCTGCAGGAGAGTGGTTTTTGGTTCCATAAATGATCTTTTCATAAATCTCATCTGAAATAATGTAAAAGTCATGGTCTGTAGCCAAATCTGCAATTCCCTTGATGTCTTCCTTATCCATCACTGCACCGGTTGGATTGGAAGGTGAGTTGATGATCAATCCTTTTGTGTTCTTGTCAATCTTTTCCTGAACGTCATCCACTTTCATCTTAAAATCGTTTTCCATAGGAGTTGTCACTTCAACAACATTGGCTTCAGCCAATTGCACACAAGTGTAATATGATAGGAATCCTGGATTTGGAACAAGCACATTGTCGCCTTTTCCAAACAAAGCCTGTGCAGCAGCGTATAAGGATTCACTTGCACCGCAAGTGACTATAACGTTTTCAGCATCAGTCTTTATATTGTTGTCCTTAGCAAGCTTATCCACAATAGCTTCCCTAAGTTCAATCAACCCTTTGTTTGAAGTGTATTTGGTGTATCCTTCATCAATAGCTCTTTTCATTGCATCCTTGATATTTTGAGGAACATCAAAGTCAGGTTCTCCAATCCCTAAATTAACTGCATCATGATTAGTGACTTCAAACATTTTTCTAATTAGAGATAATTCTATTTCTTCAACTCTTTTTGCAGGATTTAACATAATAACACCTTTAATAAAAATAACAATTAATAAGAATAATTTAAAACAATATTTGAATTGATTAATTTAAAATAAATAAATTAATAATTAATAAATTTTTTACATTAATATATTTGAATTAATATTTTATATATTTTTAATTGCAAGCTCCACAATCGTAACAGATTCCGTCTTCACACCAAGGTGTCTGCTCACCAGTCTTAATCTTTTCATATTCGGACTTCAAGAACTCCTTGCTTACACTTACATTGATTGAATCCCAAGGCAAGTCATCTTCCAAATCATAACTTGGAGCTTTTTCACCCCACTCTCGAATACTGATCTTTTCATTCAAAGACCTTTCAATAAGGTTTCCAATATCCTTGTCTCCACAGGATAATACATATTGTATAAGTCCCATCTTAGCGCTGTCAAACTTAATGTCCAACCCCTTAAGATTCTTCTTGAGATATCTTATCTTTGACTTGATTTCCTTCATGTCATATCTTTCCCACTGGAGAGGGGTATGTGGCTTTGGAATGACAGGGTTTACACTAAAGCTAATTGAAACCTTAGCTTTTTTATTAGACTTGGATTTTTTATCCTTTTTCCTTGATTTTTTAGATTTTGAAGCACTTGAAACAGAATCATTCCCAGATGATGAATTAAGTGTTGATTTAATTGAATTGTCGTTTAATTTAATTGAAGATGTGGGATTTGAATCGATATTATACTTCATGGAATCAATTTGCTTCATCATATTTGCAAGTTCTCCAATATCGTCTTCAGACTCATAGGGCAAACCGATTAAAAAATACAATTTAATATTAAAACCTAGTTCAACAGCATCACTTATAACCCTTAGGATCTCTTCATCCCTGATGTCCTTATTGATTCTGCGCCTTAGGGAATAAATTGATTCCGGAGCTATTGTCAATGTCTTCAATCCGCTTGACTTGAGTGCAGCCAATGTTTCCATTGTGATTGATTCAATTCTCATGGAAGGTGTTGATACCTGAAATCCCCTTTCATTCAATCCTTCTGTCAATTCATTTATCTGTGAGTAATCTGATACAGCTGCACCAATCAATGATATCTTATTCAAGCCAGTGTTTGCTCTAGCTTCATCTGCAATTGAAAAGAGATCATCCAAATTGGTTTCCCTAAGAGGCCTATACATATAGCTGGACATGCAGAACCTGCATCCTCTAGTACATGCCCTTGAAACATTCAATAGAATGGAATTGGAAAATGCTGGAATGAAATCCTTATCATCGGTTTCTGTAACGATTGGGCAAGTCAGATGATAAATACTTTCCATATCATCTGATAGCACTATATTTGTTTCATTATTGAATTCAGAGATGTATAAACCTTCAATATCTAAAAACGGAGACAAATCCATTTTTTCATTATCAAAACTATCCCAATTATTATTGATTTTATTCTTTTTGCTCCTTTTAGATAGCTTTAATGAAGAATACAAATCCAAAAAGTCATACAAAACAGCTTCAGCTTCCCCTACAACAAAAATGTCTATAAAGTCAGATAGAGGCAATGGATTAGCACTAGCGCAAGGACCGCCAGCAATGATTAAAGGATCATCAGATGCCCTATCTTCCCTTCTAAGTGGAATGCCTGCTTCCCTCAACATCTCCAAAACATGGAAATAATCCTGTTCATATTGAAGGGAAAATGAAACAATGTCAAAATCAGACAATGGACTGTTGGTCTCCAAACTTCTTGTAGAAGGATAGATAATCCTTTCAGAGTATGTGTCCTCTCTTTCATTGACATAATTATAAATAATCTGGTAACCTAAGGAACTCATTGCAGTCTTGTAAACATTTGGATAAACCAGTCCAAAACGTATATCCTCTTTCAATGGATTTTTTATAATTATATTCTTTTCTTTAAACATGCTTTAGTCCTTTGTAAAATACTTGTCTTTATTAAAATCAATATAAAGTTTGTTTATACAAATATAATAAATTTTACTATGATTAAACTTAAATTCGGACATGAAATTTACGAAATCAAATCAATTTAAGAACCATAATATAAATTTCAACCCAATTTTAATTTTTATATCAAGATATAAGTAATATATAATCTTTTTTATGGAAACAAAACTGTGATTTTACACAAAATCACAATTAGAAAATATATTTAAATTAAAAAGTTAAAATATGAATTAACTAATCTTTAAAATAAAAAATAGACAATTTTAAAGATAGTTTAGAAAATAGAAGGAGGAGAATAAATAATATGAGGTGTTAGCATTAGAACTAAAATGATTATTATAGCTTTATTGGTAGTGCTGTTTTTTAGCTTAAGTAGCATCAACGCTCAAAGTGTGAATAATTATGATGATTTGGATAAGAATATCCTTAAATCTAATTCTTCAAGCAACAAGGCAGCAGTAAATATTACCTCTAAAGCAAAGACAAATTCAACTAAGAAAACAAGTATTAAGAAGACAAGCACAACTAAATCAAAAGAGAATACAACAACAGTGAACAAGAAAACATTGGCAAAAACATCCACAAGCTTTATGAACTACGTGGAGAAGAATGGAAAATTCCCTAAAGTGAAAATCAGCAATAGAAACTATTCAAATACAGAATATTTGTATCTGATGACAAAGGCTGTTGAAAACAACTCAAATTCAAAGATTGTGATTAAGAAGAATTTGGTTAAGAAATACAGCAATGCAAATTCAAAATCTGTAAAAGGAACTTTAAATAAGACTGAATATATCAAGATAGCCAGCAAAACCAGAAAATTCATTGATAAAAACAAAAGAGCTCCGAATTGGGTTTCATCATCAAAGGGAAATATACCATACAATCAATTGATTCTTTCATACAGCAAATGTTTGGATTTCTCCAATAAGAACAATAGATTGCCTAATTCAATAAAGCTTGATGATTTGGATTTGGATAAGATCAAATCTAAAATAAAAAAGGATGCCAAATCCACTGTAAATTCAATTGGAAAATCAAGCAATAAAACAACGAATAAGACCACAACCAACACGGTAAAAAGCAATAAAACCAAAGCAACAAATAAAACAAAGAACACTTCAAATGCCCCTTCTAATAATGATGATAAATCTGTTAAAGAGGGAAGATTAGCTGAAATGGCACTAAATAATATCCATAACATATTGAATAATATTTTAGATAGGCTGGATCCTAGCAAATACCTATTGGATTTGACTAAATCCGATGAGGCCAACATTAATTTCAATACCAGCAAAATCAATGTGGACATAAATGGAAAATCAACTGTGAAACTTAAGGTTTCCGCTAAAAATACAACAAAGACAACAAAGGCAACGACAAAGAAAAGCACTGCAAGCACAAAGAAAACAAACAAAACAAAATCAAACGTTTCAAAGGCTAAAACAAAATCAGTTAGCATTGGAAAGACTTCAATTAATGAAGCTTTAAGGAAATACCTTTCAAGCACTAAAAACTGCCAAGTGAAGAATAAGAATATTCAAGATTTGGCCAAGACACTGACCTCCAAACTCAAAACAGATTATGAGAAAGGCAAGAAGCTATTCAATTGGGTTCGTGACAATATCCACTACAAGAAATATAGAAACACATTAAGAGGTGCCGTGAAGACACTCAAAGCTAAAAAGGGCAATTGCGTTGACCAAAGCCATTTATTGATTGCATTGTCAAGGGCTTCTGGAATTCCTGCAAGATATGTCAAGGGAGATAACTGCAAGTTTACCAGCGGTTATGTTTCAGGCCATATATGGACACAGATGTATATAAACAAGAAATGGGTGGTTGCAGATACAACAAGCAAAAGAAACACCTTGGGAAAAATCAGAAACTGGAATACAAAAAACTATAAGTTATATGGGCAATTCAGTTCCATAAGCTTTTAGATTAGTCAATCAGACATTAATCTTTAGTTTTAATTGATTATTAAGCAGATATGATAATCGATTAAAACTCTTATTTTTTTAAAAAATTATATTAAAATCACTATTAGAAAGTTAAGAATAAAAAAAAGTTTAAAAAAAGCGCCGGGACGGGGATTTGAACCCCGGTGATCTATTGATCATCGGATTAGCAGTCCGACGCCGTACCAGGCTGGGCCATCCCGACTAGACATTAAAAAAAGTAATTAAAAATATGTGTATAAAATACAACATTACTATTTTATATTTACTTATTATATAAACTTTTTCTTTTTAAGAATGGGATATCTCTATCTTTATTAGAAGTGATTAGAAATATTAAAAAAAGTCATTTAAGTGGCGCATAAAGGAGTGGACACCCTTCATCAAACATAGTTATCTGAAAAACTAACTCCACCCCGCGGTTCTACAAGCATCAGCTGTAAGCGGTAGAGCTGCTCCTTTCCAGGCCTGACACGTTCCCACAATAAAGCCAATTAAATATTACCCTCCAGTAATATCCATGACACCATTGATCCTGCAGGACGAGGCTTCGACATCAGCTTCACAGGCCATGATTGAATCCAAATGCCGCCTCCTTTATTTCGACTGCACCAAAGGAGATTTGTGCTTACAGAGGACTCCTAACCCTCCAGTCTAGCCAATTATAATATATTATATTAATCTTATATAAAGTTTATTAATTAAAAAACATTTCAATTAGAATAGCCTTATTTCAAGAAACAGAAGATAACTAAGAGTATTTTTTAAAATAGAACAAAAAATGATAAAAACAAGCTAAAATAGGTTAAATAAATAAAATTAATTATGAAATAAAATTATAAAAATAGAAATATGATTAAAGATAAGAAAAGGGAAATATAATTAAAATAAGGAAATGAACAAAAAATAAATTTACAAGTATTCTTTTAATATCTTAATAATATCTCCATCAGATATGATACCTACAAGCTCACCATCGTCAACTACAGGCAACTGGTTTATGATGTTATCTCCAGGAGCATTATCAAACATGACAGAAACAGCATCTTTAATGGTATCTTCAGAAGATACGCATGCAACATCCTTAACCATAGCAGATTCCACTTTGGTACCATATTGATAATTGTCTAAAATCAAGTTATGCCCTAAATCTGTAGCGGTTACGATACCAACCATTTTTCCATTGTCAACAACAGGCATTGCACTTATCTTATTCTTCATTAGCTTTTCAAAAGCGAAAACAGTTGCTTCTTCACATTCAACTGTTAAAACGTCTTTTGTCATTAAGTCTTTAACTTTTGTCTTTTCTAACATTATTCAAACCTCCATATGTTTCAGCGATTGAATTAATTATAAAATCTATAGTTGTAATTCTATCTATATTCTCAACAACAGGAACTCTTTCCTTATTTCCTTGATCTTTAATGTACTTTTGGATCTTTCTGATTGCCTCAAAGTTATCCAAATACTTCTGCAGGGACCTATGGGCCCAACCGTCACTGCATCGTGAATAAAGTCTGCTTTTATGCATTTCCTCATCTTCAAGGCTTAATACAAACATTAAAACATTATCCTTTTCCATCAGGTCTTTACGGATAAATCCAGGAACTATATGGACTCCTTCAATGATAATGCTTATTCCTTCAGTCAATGCCCTTTCAATGACAGCTTCCACACCAACGCTTACAGTTGTGACATGATCTTTAAATCCTGCCAAAACATGATCGAATTCAGGTGGAGGAGCCACCCTTAAAGCTTCATGAGCCATAAATGATGATTCATGGAGCACAGGACTTAATTCCTTCGATACAATCTTTCGCATGACTTCTCTAATCATATCAGTGTTCATCATGCCTTTAATACCCAATTTTCTAGATATCTCATATGATATGGATGAAGTTCCGATACCGGAAACACCGCCAATTAAAATGATCAATGGCGCATCTGTCTTTCGTATCTTTCTCCAATTCAGATAATTTTCAGCAATTAGAGGGTCTTCCTGCTCCAACAGGTTGACAATTCTTTTAACTATATCATCAGTTGTTATTGAAGAAATACTCTTTTCCATCAAGTCTGATTCTATCTTGTTCGCTATTTCATAAGCTTTGCTGGGATCTAATTCTGCACGTATAAGCGTACGTGAAAGAATCCCTTTTGAAAAAGGTTCAGCATATACTTTCCCTTTAAGTCCTCTCTGAACTAGAATCATAAAATCACACCTTAATTGATATAATTCAAAGAATTATAAATTGTTTTTTCATCATTTAACTATTAATTCACTGATAAATAAAAAAATAAGCCATTAAATCATCTTATTTAAAGCCCATACTAAATAAAAGCAAAAAATAGTTAAATTTTGAAAATATAGATATGTTTTTAATTATTAATAATATTTACTATTAACATTTTATAAAGTTTTATATTTGATTTTTGTATAAAAATGAAAACATGAAAAATAGTGGAAAAATAGTTAAGAATAATTTAAAGAATAGTTAAGAATAATATAAGAGCCTTTAATAATAGTTAAAAAATAGAAAATTTTGGAAAAATAAAAAGAAAAGGAGTGGATTTATTCCAAGGAAACAATTCCTATAGTGTACATAGCGTTTTCATCCACTTCAATTAAAACTGCATGACCATCTTCAAGTCTTCCAGGGTTTGCAACAGTGGTATTTCCCACCATGTCAATGGAACATGCTTCGTGTACATGACCGCAGATGTTTATGTTAGGTTGGAATTCATGAATAGGTTTTTTAACACCTTGACTTCCTACATGAGCACCGCTTTCAATGGTATCCGCTTTTGTGTCATATGGAGGGGCATGAGTAAGCAAAATGGTTACTCTAGGAACCGCATCGTTTCCAATATAGTCATACTCAGCTAAAAGCTCATATACATGGCGATAAATCTTGTCATCATCGATTTCACCAGGAGTGTTGAATGGAGTAGGGTTGGATCCCCCATAACCCATGATTACCACATTTTCATAAGCTATCAATTGATCATGCAAACAGAATGCAGGCCTTTCATCAGGACCGCTTTCCTTAATCGCATTACAGATTCCTGCAGGGTCACAGTTACCTGGAATTGCAAATACATCCACATTAC
Coding sequences within it:
- a CDS encoding pyridoxal phosphate-dependent aminotransferase; its protein translation is MLNPAKRVEEIELSLIRKMFEVTNHDAVNLGIGEPDFDVPQNIKDAMKRAIDEGYTKYTSNKGLIELREAIVDKLAKDNNIKTDAENVIVTCGASESLYAAAQALFGKGDNVLVPNPGFLSYYTCVQLAEANVVEVTTPMENDFKMKVDDVQEKIDKNTKGLIINSPSNPTGAVMDKEDIKGIADLATDHDFYIISDEIYEKIIYGTKNHSPAEYCDNVITINGFSKTYAMTGLRVGYMVANDEVTENLLKVHQYCTANAPSVSQVGAIEALTGPQDSVKKMVSEFSRRRDLIVSSLNDMGYETVDCQGAFYVFPKVDRPMEFVKAAAEAGVISVPGSPFGSLGEEHVRMSYANSYENIEKAMDILKDLDY
- a CDS encoding radical SAM protein gives rise to the protein MFKEKNIIIKNPLKEDIRFGLVYPNVYKTAMSSLGYQIIYNYVNEREDTYSERIIYPSTRSLETNSPLSDFDIVSFSLQYEQDYFHVLEMLREAGIPLRREDRASDDPLIIAGGPCASANPLPLSDFIDIFVVGEAEAVLYDFLDLYSSLKLSKRSKKNKINNNWDSFDNEKMDLSPFLDIEGLYISEFNNETNIVLSDDMESIYHLTCPIVTETDDKDFIPAFSNSILLNVSRACTRGCRFCMSSYMYRPLRETNLDDLFSIADEARANTGLNKISLIGAAVSDYSQINELTEGLNERGFQVSTPSMRIESITMETLAALKSSGLKTLTIAPESIYSLRRRINKDIRDEEILRVISDAVELGFNIKLYFLIGLPYESEDDIGELANMMKQIDSMKYNIDSNPTSSIKLNDNSIKSTLNSSSGNDSVSSASKSKKSRKKDKKSKSNKKAKVSISFSVNPVIPKPHTPLQWERYDMKEIKSKIRYLKKNLKGLDIKFDSAKMGLIQYVLSCGDKDIGNLIERSLNEKISIREWGEKAPSYDLEDDLPWDSINVSVSKEFLKSEYEKIKTGEQTPWCEDGICYDCGACN
- a CDS encoding transglutaminase domain-containing protein, with translation MIIIALLVVLFFSLSSINAQSVNNYDDLDKNILKSNSSSNKAAVNITSKAKTNSTKKTSIKKTSTTKSKENTTTVNKKTLAKTSTSFMNYVEKNGKFPKVKISNRNYSNTEYLYLMTKAVENNSNSKIVIKKNLVKKYSNANSKSVKGTLNKTEYIKIASKTRKFIDKNKRAPNWVSSSKGNIPYNQLILSYSKCLDFSNKNNRLPNSIKLDDLDLDKIKSKIKKDAKSTVNSIGKSSNKTTNKTTTNTVKSNKTKATNKTKNTSNAPSNNDDKSVKEGRLAEMALNNIHNILNNILDRLDPSKYLLDLTKSDEANINFNTSKINVDINGKSTVKLKVSAKNTTKTTKATTKKSTASTKKTNKTKSNVSKAKTKSVSIGKTSINEALRKYLSSTKNCQVKNKNIQDLAKTLTSKLKTDYEKGKKLFNWVRDNIHYKKYRNTLRGAVKTLKAKKGNCVDQSHLLIALSRASGIPARYVKGDNCKFTSGYVSGHIWTQMYINKKWVVADTTSKRNTLGKIRNWNTKNYKLYGQFSSISF
- a CDS encoding CBS domain-containing protein, with product MLEKTKVKDLMTKDVLTVECEEATVFAFEKLMKNKISAMPVVDNGKMVGIVTATDLGHNLILDNYQYGTKVESAMVKDVACVSSEDTIKDAVSVMFDNAPGDNIINQLPVVDDGELVGIISDGDIIKILKEYL
- a CDS encoding 2-phosphoglycerate kinase gives rise to the protein MILVQRGLKGKVYAEPFSKGILSRTLIRAELDPSKAYEIANKIESDLMEKSISSITTDDIVKRIVNLLEQEDPLIAENYLNWRKIRKTDAPLIILIGGVSGIGTSSISYEISRKLGIKGMMNTDMIREVMRKIVSKELSPVLHESSFMAHEALRVAPPPEFDHVLAGFKDHVTTVSVGVEAVIERALTEGISIIIEGVHIVPGFIRKDLMEKDNVLMFVLSLEDEEMHKSRLYSRCSDGWAHRSLQKYLDNFEAIRKIQKYIKDQGNKERVPVVENIDRITTIDFIINSIAETYGGLNNVRKDKS
- a CDS encoding metallophosphoesterase family protein, whose amino-acid sequence is MKILAISDVHGKKSESLIDYLKQNDDISLVLIAGDITDFSITEFEPLSFVKPFIDEIVEECNVDVFAIPGNCDPAGICNAIKESGPDERPAFCLHDQLIAYENVVIMGYGGSNPTPFNTPGEIDDDKIYRHVYELLAEYDYIGNDAVPRVTILLTHAPPYDTKADTIESGAHVGSQGVKKPIHEFQPNINICGHVHEACSIDMVGNTTVANPGRLEDGHAVLIEVDENAMYTIGIVSLE